The proteins below come from a single Gimesia alba genomic window:
- a CDS encoding DUF1501 domain-containing protein, whose product MNEQIQQRAFEISRRYFLGRGAGVGLGAMALGLLESTLRAETEKPKAIGLPDLPHKPPRAKNVIFLTQSGGPSQIELFDDKPGLMKWAGKELPESVRRGQRLTTMTANQKQLIMPSRTKFKRYGESGATLGEWLPYHGEVADELCFIKSMVTDQINHAPAMTKYLTGHQLPGRPSIGAWSSYGLGSENRNLPDYLVLISKMKRPSDQPLYDHYWGSGFLPSRYQGVKLRNAKEPVLYLRDPDGLPRNVRRGMLNGIAELNQMRLEQTGDPEIETRVRQYEMAWRMQSSIPELNDLSDEPESTFELYGPDSRRPGSYAANCVLARRLIERGVRFVQLFHPDWDHHSRLGSWCVARCRDTDQASAALVKDLKQRGLLDETLVIWGGEFGRGVAGQGKWDSPEGGRDHHPRCFTTWLAGGGVKSGMTYGVTDEFSYNVAENPVNVRDLHATVLHLLGIDHERFTFRHQGLDFRLTGVEPSNIIKEILA is encoded by the coding sequence ATGAATGAGCAAATCCAACAACGTGCATTCGAAATATCCCGCCGTTATTTTCTGGGACGCGGTGCCGGCGTCGGTTTAGGCGCGATGGCGCTGGGACTGTTGGAAAGCACGCTTCGTGCTGAGACAGAGAAACCGAAGGCGATCGGTTTGCCGGATTTACCACATAAACCGCCTCGCGCCAAGAATGTCATTTTTCTGACACAGTCGGGTGGCCCATCACAGATTGAACTCTTCGATGATAAACCCGGTTTGATGAAATGGGCCGGTAAGGAACTGCCGGAAAGTGTGCGGCGGGGACAACGATTGACCACGATGACGGCCAATCAGAAGCAGTTGATCATGCCGTCGCGAACCAAATTCAAACGTTACGGCGAAAGTGGTGCGACCTTAGGAGAATGGCTGCCTTATCACGGCGAGGTGGCTGACGAGCTTTGTTTTATTAAATCGATGGTCACCGATCAGATCAATCATGCCCCGGCGATGACCAAATATCTGACAGGCCATCAACTGCCCGGGCGACCGTCGATTGGTGCCTGGTCGAGTTACGGACTGGGGAGCGAGAATCGGAATCTGCCCGATTATCTGGTGTTGATTTCCAAAATGAAGAGACCCAGCGATCAGCCGCTCTATGATCATTACTGGGGGAGCGGTTTTTTGCCCTCGCGTTATCAGGGGGTGAAGTTGCGAAATGCGAAAGAGCCCGTGTTATATCTGCGCGACCCGGATGGTCTGCCCCGGAATGTGAGACGGGGTATGCTGAATGGCATCGCCGAGCTGAATCAGATGCGCCTGGAACAGACGGGCGATCCAGAAATTGAAACACGCGTTCGTCAATATGAGATGGCCTGGCGGATGCAATCCAGTATTCCCGAGCTGAATGATCTGAGCGATGAGCCGGAATCCACGTTCGAACTGTATGGCCCCGATTCACGGCGGCCCGGCAGTTATGCCGCCAACTGTGTTTTAGCGCGACGTTTGATTGAACGCGGCGTGCGGTTCGTGCAGTTATTCCATCCCGACTGGGATCATCACAGCCGCCTGGGTTCGTGGTGTGTCGCGCGCTGTCGCGATACCGATCAGGCGAGTGCTGCGCTGGTGAAAGATCTCAAACAACGGGGCTTACTGGATGAGACGCTGGTGATCTGGGGCGGCGAGTTTGGTCGCGGCGTCGCCGGTCAAGGAAAGTGGGACAGTCCCGAAGGGGGCCGCGATCATCATCCGCGCTGCTTCACCACTTGGCTGGCAGGGGGCGGCGTCAAATCAGGCATGACGTATGGTGTCACCGATGAGTTCAGTTATAACGTGGCCGAAAATCCGGTTAATGTCCGCGATCTACATGCGACGGTACTGCATCTATTGGGGATCGACCATGAACGATTTACATTTCGACATCAGGGACTGGATTTCAGACTGACGGGAGTCGAACCGTCGAACATCATCAAGGAAATATTAGCATGA
- a CDS encoding alpha/beta hydrolase, with the protein MRRFTVMAFLIVGMCASLLCSAEAREPDAVIDIWPSAAPGETTRHTGTKLARRANENPPATRVKDITRPQLQVFQPPADKRNGVAVLIFPGGGYNYVVTDKEGSEAAEWLNELGITAFVVHYRTKQKSPSMQKNAQLPPASERPLQDGQRALSLVRQRAAEWGVKPDRIGVIGFSAGGQAAALVTTRFDERSYKPNDAIDQVSCRPDFSLLVYPWRLVDDKTGALNEVFTVSKLTPPTFLVHAHNDGATPLSSILFYTALKKIGVGSELHIYETGGHGYGMRPVENSDVDTWTDRAEDWLRQRSLTSAKK; encoded by the coding sequence ATGAGACGGTTTACAGTCATGGCGTTTTTGATCGTGGGAATGTGTGCGAGCCTGCTTTGCAGCGCCGAAGCACGTGAGCCGGATGCAGTAATTGATATTTGGCCGAGTGCAGCACCGGGGGAAACAACGCGTCATACAGGCACGAAACTGGCCCGACGTGCCAATGAAAATCCACCGGCGACACGCGTGAAAGACATCACCCGCCCGCAGTTGCAGGTGTTTCAGCCGCCTGCTGATAAACGAAATGGTGTGGCGGTTTTGATCTTTCCTGGCGGCGGATACAATTATGTTGTGACAGATAAGGAAGGTTCGGAAGCCGCGGAATGGTTGAATGAGTTGGGGATTACCGCGTTTGTCGTGCACTATCGGACGAAACAGAAATCTCCTTCTATGCAGAAGAATGCACAGTTACCTCCTGCGTCGGAACGACCTCTGCAGGATGGTCAGCGTGCCTTGAGTCTGGTTCGCCAGCGGGCCGCTGAGTGGGGCGTCAAGCCGGACCGGATTGGCGTGATCGGCTTTTCCGCAGGAGGGCAGGCGGCTGCATTGGTCACCACGCGATTTGATGAGCGGTCTTACAAGCCCAATGATGCGATTGATCAAGTTTCCTGTCGTCCCGATTTCAGTCTGCTGGTTTATCCCTGGCGACTGGTTGACGACAAAACGGGCGCACTGAATGAAGTCTTCACGGTTTCAAAGTTGACGCCTCCCACGTTTCTGGTGCATGCTCACAATGACGGTGCCACGCCTCTCAGCAGTATTTTGTTCTATACGGCGCTCAAGAAAATTGGTGTCGGCAGCGAGTTGCACATCTATGAAACGGGCGGACACGGCTACGGCATGCGCCCCGTTGAAAATTCTGACGTCGATACCTGGACCGATCGCGCAGAAGACTGGCTGCGTCAGCGGTCGTTGACTTCTGCTAAGAAATGA